Part of the Gordonia crocea genome is shown below.
TCCGGCGCGGGATCGCCGACGGCCAAACGCGTGGGGGCAGACATGTGTTTGAGGCTAGCCGATCGGATCGCGCTCGGCGGGGGGCTGCGGAGTAGGCTCGAATCCCAGTTGACCTGACCACTGCGACCCGACCACACGAGAAGGAGATCTCCCGTGGCCAAAGACACAGAGCGCATCGAACAGCAGATCGCGCAGGCCCGCGAGGACTTGGCCTCGACGCTGGACCAACTCGCCGATCGCGCGAACCCGCAGCGACTGGCCGATGACGCCAAGTCGCGCGCCATCGCCACCCTCAACACACCGGCGGTGAAGTACACCGTCGTCGGCGTGGGCGTGGGGTTCGCCGGGCTCGTGCTGCTGTCGATCATCCGCAAGCTCCGGGGGCGTCGCCGGTGATCGAGGTTCGAAACGCGGTGCGTGCCGCGGCCGTCGTCGCGAT
Proteins encoded:
- a CDS encoding DUF3618 domain-containing protein, which encodes MAKDTERIEQQIAQAREDLASTLDQLADRANPQRLADDAKSRAIATLNTPAVKYTVVGVGVGFAGLVLLSIIRKLRGRRR